One genomic segment of Helianthus annuus cultivar XRQ/B chromosome 14, HanXRQr2.0-SUNRISE, whole genome shotgun sequence includes these proteins:
- the LOC110885589 gene encoding uncharacterized RNA-binding protein C660.15-like, with translation MTSSDLDRSSVSHDRSSDRTIVRFRVLVARTAALERSSGRSRGFGYVTFAEAEDAKAALSDEHFLGNRALEVKIATPKKEMRSPSKKITRIPFLLFLAAIGEILDLYMPKDPSTKGHRRIGFITFANADSVDTLMFETHALGGSDVVVDRATPKGVWEDWDGWVAV, from the exons ATGACGTCATCAGATCTTGACCGCTCTTCAGTCTCGCATGACCGTTCTTCAGATCGCACGATCGTGCGTTTCCGGGTTCTTGTTGCACGGACTGCTGCACTG GAGCGTTCAAGTGGCCGATCTCGTGGTTTTGGATACGTAACCTTCGCAGAAGCTGAAGATGCTAAG GCTGCACTTTCAGATGAGCACTTCCTCGGGAACAGAGCATTGGAAGTAAAAATAGCAACACCAAAG AAAGAGATGAGATCACCTTCAAAGAAAATTACCC GTATACcatttcttttgtttcttgcaGCCATTGGCGAGATATTGGATTTGTACATGCCCAAG GACCCAAGTACCAAGGGCCATCGTAGAATTGGTTTTATAACCTTTGCAAATGCTG ATTCTGTGGATACTCTCATGTTTGAAACCCATGCACTTGGGGGTTCAGATGTGGTGGTTGACAGAGCAACACCTAAG GGCGTGTGGGAGGATTGGGATGGATGGGTGGCGGTCTAG